One Delphinus delphis chromosome 3, mDelDel1.2, whole genome shotgun sequence genomic region harbors:
- the ZFP62 gene encoding zinc finger protein 62 homolog isoform X2 translates to MNVSHLKTRGTEDEESTEKCENIGNAESVWPKMEGLHKDHMQESKVGETCDWDSKVENQMEKPEGKRMKEDKSGIREKIGKTKNTANIKSEQEDEASEKSLHLSSKHVTHQPVCIEQKSSEQGKCVESINGNSHPILQQKTSAVKKSHKCDDCGKSFKYNSRLVQHKIMHTGEKRYECDDCGGTFRSSSSLRVHKRIHTGEKPYKCEECGKAYMSYSSLINHKSTHSGEKNCKCDECGKSFNYSSVLDQHKRIHTGEKPYECGECGKAFRNSSGLRVHKRIHTGEKPYECDICGKTFSNSSGLRVHKRIHTGEKPYECDECGKAFITCRTLLNHKSIHFGDKPYKCDECEKSFNYSSLLIQHKVIHTGEKPYECDECGKAFRNSSGLIVHKRIHTGEKPYKCDVCGKAFSYSSGLAVHKSIHPGKKAHECKECGKSFSYNSLLLQHKTIHTGERPYVCDVCGKTFRNNSGLKVHRRLHTGEKPYKCDVCGKAYISRSSLKNHKGIHLGEKPYKCSYCEKSFNYSSALEQHKRIHTREKPFGCDECGKAFRNNSGLKVHKRIHTGERPYKCEECGKAYISLSSLINHKSVHPGEKPYKCDECEKAFITYRTLINHKKIHLGEKPYKCDVCEKSFNYTSLLSQHRRVHTREKPYECDRCEKVFRNNSSLKVHKRIHTGEKPYECDVCGKAYISHSSLINHKSTHPGKTPYTCDECGKAFFSSRTLISHKRVHLGEKPFKCVECGKSFSYSSLLSQHKRIHTGEKPYVCDRCGKAFRNSSGLTVHRRIHTGEKPYRCDECGKAYISHSSLINHKGVHSGQQPYNCECGKSFNYRSVLDQHKRIHTGKKPYQCNECGKAFNIRSNLTKHKRTHIGEESLNVTNMGSHSSTSQKRTHEGGNALDGTRMSMSL, encoded by the exons ATGAACG TGTCACATTTGAAGACGAGGGGCACTGAGGATGAGGAATCAACTGAAAAGTGTGAAAATattggaaatgcagaatctgtGTGGCCAAAAATGGAAGGTCTTCACAAGGATCATATGCAGGAATCTAAGGTTGGTGAAACTTGTGATTGGGATAGCAAGGTAGAGAATCAGATGGAAAAGCCTgagggaaaaagaatgaaggaagacaAAAGTGGCATCAGGGAAAAGATTGGCAAAACCAAGAATACAGCAAATATAAAGTCAGAACAGGAAGATGAGGCATCTGAGAAAAGCTTACATCTGAGCTCAAAACATGTTACACACCAACCTGTCTGTATAGAACAGAAAAGCAGTGAACAAGGCAAATGTGTGGAGAGCATTAATGGAAACTCTCATCCCATTCTACAGCAGAAAACCAGTGCTGTTAAGAAATCACATAAATGTGATGACTGTGGGAAATCCTTCAAATATAATTCTCGACTTGTTCAACATAAAATTATGCACACTGGTGAAAAACGCTATGAGTGTGATGACTGTGGGGGGACTTTCCGGAGCAGCTCGAGCCTTCGAGTCCACAAGCGGATCCATACTGGGGAGAAGCCGTACAAGTGtgaggaatgtgggaaagcctacaTGTCCTACTCCAGCCTTATAAACCACAAAAGCACCCATTCTGGGGAAAAGAACTGTAAGTGTGATGAGTGTGGAAAATCCTTCAATTATAGCTCTGTTTTGGACCAGCATAAAAGGatccacactggggagaagccctatgaatgtggtgagtgtgggaaggccttcaggAACAGCTCTGGTCTCAGAGTCCACAAAAGGATCCACACAGGTGAGAAGCCCTATGAATGTGACATCTGTGGGAAAACCTTCAGTAATAGCTCTGGCCTTAGAGTCCACAAAAGGATTCACACAGGGGAGAAGCCCTATGAATGTGATgagtgtgggaaggccttcaTTACTTGCAGAACACTTCTAAATCATAAAAGCATCCACTTTGGAGATAAACCTTATAAATGTGATGAGTGTGAGAAATCGTTTAATTATAGCTCTCTCCTCATTCAGCATAAAGTcatccacactggagagaaaccttatgaatgtgATGAATGTGGAAAGGCCTTCAGGAACAGCTCAGGCCTTATAGTGCATAAAAGGatccacacaggagagaaaccttacaaatgtgATGTCTGTGGCAAAGCATTCAGCTATAGCTCAGGCCTTGCAGTCCATAAAAGCATTCACCCTGGGAAGAAAGCCCATGAATGTAAGGAGTGTGGAAAATCATTCAGTTATAACTCACTTCTTCTTCAGCATAAAACGATTCACACTGGAGAGAGACCTTATGTATGTGATGTGTGTGGAAAAACTTTCAGAAACAATTCAGGACTCAAAGTCCACAGGCGGCTTCATACTGGGGAAAAACCATATAAGTGTGATGTGTGTGGAAAAGCCTATATCTCACGCTCTAGCCTTAAAAACCACAAAGGAATCCATCTTGGGGAGAAGCCCTATAAATGTAGTTATTGTGAGAAATCCTTCAATTACAGCTCTGCCCTTGAACAGCATAAAAGGATTCATACAAGGGAGAAACCCTTTGGGTGTGATGagtgtggaaaagccttcagaAATAATTCAGGCCTTAAAGTACATAAACGAATCCACACTGGGGAGAGACCTTACAAATGTgaagaatgtgggaaagcctacaTCTCACTCTCAAGCCTTATAAATCATAAAAGTGTACACCCTGGGGAAAAGCCCTATAAGTGTGATGAGTGTGAAAAAGCCTTCATCACATACCGAACCCTTATAAATCACAAAAAAATTCATCTTGGGGAGAAGCCCTACAAATGCGATGTGTGTGAGAAATCTTTTAATTACACCTCACTCCTTTCTCAACACAGAAGGGTCCACACTagagagaaaccttatgaatgtgACAGGTGTGAGAAGGTCTTCAGAAACAACTCAAGCCTTAAAGTGCATAAAAGAATCCATACTGGTGAGAAGCCCTATGAATGTGACGTGTGTGGAAAAGCGTACATCTCACACTCAAGCCTTATTAACCATAAAAGTACCCACCCTGGCAAGACACCCTACACGTGTGAtgaatgtggaaaagcttttTTCTCAAGCAGAACTCTTATAAGCCATAAAAGGGTCCATCTTGGGGAGAAACCCTTCAAATGTGTTGAGTGTGGGAAATCTTTTAGTTACAGCTCTCTCCTTTCTCAACACAAAAGGATCCATACAGGGGAAAAACCCTATGTGTGCGATAGGTGTGGGAAGGCATTCAGGAACAGCTCAGGCCTCACAGTGCATAGAAGGATCCACACAGGTGAGAAACCCTATAGATGTGATGAGTGTGGGAAGGCATACATCTCACACTCAAGTCTTATCAACCATAAAGGTGTCCATAGTGGGCAGCAGCCGTATAATTGTGAGTGTGGGAAATCCTTCAATTACAGATCAGTCCTTGACCAACACAAAAGGATCCACACTGGGAAGAAGCCATACCAATGTAACGAGTGTGGGAAGGCTTTCAATATCAGATCGAATCTCACCAAGCATAAAAGAACCCATATTGGGGAGGAATCTTTAAATGTAACAAATATGGGAAGTCATAGTAGCACATCACAGAAGAGAACTCACGAGGGAGGGAATGCTCTGGATGGGACCAGGATGAGCATGTCTCTGTAG
- the ZFP62 gene encoding zinc finger protein 62 homolog isoform X3: protein MSHLKTRGTEDEESTEKCENIGNAESVWPKMEGLHKDHMQESKVGETCDWDSKVENQMEKPEGKRMKEDKSGIREKIGKTKNTANIKSEQEDEASEKSLHLSSKHVTHQPVCIEQKSSEQGKCVESINGNSHPILQQKTSAVKKSHKCDDCGKSFKYNSRLVQHKIMHTGEKRYECDDCGGTFRSSSSLRVHKRIHTGEKPYKCEECGKAYMSYSSLINHKSTHSGEKNCKCDECGKSFNYSSVLDQHKRIHTGEKPYECGECGKAFRNSSGLRVHKRIHTGEKPYECDICGKTFSNSSGLRVHKRIHTGEKPYECDECGKAFITCRTLLNHKSIHFGDKPYKCDECEKSFNYSSLLIQHKVIHTGEKPYECDECGKAFRNSSGLIVHKRIHTGEKPYKCDVCGKAFSYSSGLAVHKSIHPGKKAHECKECGKSFSYNSLLLQHKTIHTGERPYVCDVCGKTFRNNSGLKVHRRLHTGEKPYKCDVCGKAYISRSSLKNHKGIHLGEKPYKCSYCEKSFNYSSALEQHKRIHTREKPFGCDECGKAFRNNSGLKVHKRIHTGERPYKCEECGKAYISLSSLINHKSVHPGEKPYKCDECEKAFITYRTLINHKKIHLGEKPYKCDVCEKSFNYTSLLSQHRRVHTREKPYECDRCEKVFRNNSSLKVHKRIHTGEKPYECDVCGKAYISHSSLINHKSTHPGKTPYTCDECGKAFFSSRTLISHKRVHLGEKPFKCVECGKSFSYSSLLSQHKRIHTGEKPYVCDRCGKAFRNSSGLTVHRRIHTGEKPYRCDECGKAYISHSSLINHKGVHSGQQPYNCECGKSFNYRSVLDQHKRIHTGKKPYQCNECGKAFNIRSNLTKHKRTHIGEESLNVTNMGSHSSTSQKRTHEGGNALDGTRMSMSL from the exons A TGTCACATTTGAAGACGAGGGGCACTGAGGATGAGGAATCAACTGAAAAGTGTGAAAATattggaaatgcagaatctgtGTGGCCAAAAATGGAAGGTCTTCACAAGGATCATATGCAGGAATCTAAGGTTGGTGAAACTTGTGATTGGGATAGCAAGGTAGAGAATCAGATGGAAAAGCCTgagggaaaaagaatgaaggaagacaAAAGTGGCATCAGGGAAAAGATTGGCAAAACCAAGAATACAGCAAATATAAAGTCAGAACAGGAAGATGAGGCATCTGAGAAAAGCTTACATCTGAGCTCAAAACATGTTACACACCAACCTGTCTGTATAGAACAGAAAAGCAGTGAACAAGGCAAATGTGTGGAGAGCATTAATGGAAACTCTCATCCCATTCTACAGCAGAAAACCAGTGCTGTTAAGAAATCACATAAATGTGATGACTGTGGGAAATCCTTCAAATATAATTCTCGACTTGTTCAACATAAAATTATGCACACTGGTGAAAAACGCTATGAGTGTGATGACTGTGGGGGGACTTTCCGGAGCAGCTCGAGCCTTCGAGTCCACAAGCGGATCCATACTGGGGAGAAGCCGTACAAGTGtgaggaatgtgggaaagcctacaTGTCCTACTCCAGCCTTATAAACCACAAAAGCACCCATTCTGGGGAAAAGAACTGTAAGTGTGATGAGTGTGGAAAATCCTTCAATTATAGCTCTGTTTTGGACCAGCATAAAAGGatccacactggggagaagccctatgaatgtggtgagtgtgggaaggccttcaggAACAGCTCTGGTCTCAGAGTCCACAAAAGGATCCACACAGGTGAGAAGCCCTATGAATGTGACATCTGTGGGAAAACCTTCAGTAATAGCTCTGGCCTTAGAGTCCACAAAAGGATTCACACAGGGGAGAAGCCCTATGAATGTGATgagtgtgggaaggccttcaTTACTTGCAGAACACTTCTAAATCATAAAAGCATCCACTTTGGAGATAAACCTTATAAATGTGATGAGTGTGAGAAATCGTTTAATTATAGCTCTCTCCTCATTCAGCATAAAGTcatccacactggagagaaaccttatgaatgtgATGAATGTGGAAAGGCCTTCAGGAACAGCTCAGGCCTTATAGTGCATAAAAGGatccacacaggagagaaaccttacaaatgtgATGTCTGTGGCAAAGCATTCAGCTATAGCTCAGGCCTTGCAGTCCATAAAAGCATTCACCCTGGGAAGAAAGCCCATGAATGTAAGGAGTGTGGAAAATCATTCAGTTATAACTCACTTCTTCTTCAGCATAAAACGATTCACACTGGAGAGAGACCTTATGTATGTGATGTGTGTGGAAAAACTTTCAGAAACAATTCAGGACTCAAAGTCCACAGGCGGCTTCATACTGGGGAAAAACCATATAAGTGTGATGTGTGTGGAAAAGCCTATATCTCACGCTCTAGCCTTAAAAACCACAAAGGAATCCATCTTGGGGAGAAGCCCTATAAATGTAGTTATTGTGAGAAATCCTTCAATTACAGCTCTGCCCTTGAACAGCATAAAAGGATTCATACAAGGGAGAAACCCTTTGGGTGTGATGagtgtggaaaagccttcagaAATAATTCAGGCCTTAAAGTACATAAACGAATCCACACTGGGGAGAGACCTTACAAATGTgaagaatgtgggaaagcctacaTCTCACTCTCAAGCCTTATAAATCATAAAAGTGTACACCCTGGGGAAAAGCCCTATAAGTGTGATGAGTGTGAAAAAGCCTTCATCACATACCGAACCCTTATAAATCACAAAAAAATTCATCTTGGGGAGAAGCCCTACAAATGCGATGTGTGTGAGAAATCTTTTAATTACACCTCACTCCTTTCTCAACACAGAAGGGTCCACACTagagagaaaccttatgaatgtgACAGGTGTGAGAAGGTCTTCAGAAACAACTCAAGCCTTAAAGTGCATAAAAGAATCCATACTGGTGAGAAGCCCTATGAATGTGACGTGTGTGGAAAAGCGTACATCTCACACTCAAGCCTTATTAACCATAAAAGTACCCACCCTGGCAAGACACCCTACACGTGTGAtgaatgtggaaaagcttttTTCTCAAGCAGAACTCTTATAAGCCATAAAAGGGTCCATCTTGGGGAGAAACCCTTCAAATGTGTTGAGTGTGGGAAATCTTTTAGTTACAGCTCTCTCCTTTCTCAACACAAAAGGATCCATACAGGGGAAAAACCCTATGTGTGCGATAGGTGTGGGAAGGCATTCAGGAACAGCTCAGGCCTCACAGTGCATAGAAGGATCCACACAGGTGAGAAACCCTATAGATGTGATGAGTGTGGGAAGGCATACATCTCACACTCAAGTCTTATCAACCATAAAGGTGTCCATAGTGGGCAGCAGCCGTATAATTGTGAGTGTGGGAAATCCTTCAATTACAGATCAGTCCTTGACCAACACAAAAGGATCCACACTGGGAAGAAGCCATACCAATGTAACGAGTGTGGGAAGGCTTTCAATATCAGATCGAATCTCACCAAGCATAAAAGAACCCATATTGGGGAGGAATCTTTAAATGTAACAAATATGGGAAGTCATAGTAGCACATCACAGAAGAGAACTCACGAGGGAGGGAATGCTCTGGATGGGACCAGGATGAGCATGTCTCTGTAG
- the ZFP62 gene encoding zinc finger protein 62 homolog isoform X1, giving the protein MAKAVPGGEVSHLKTRGTEDEESTEKCENIGNAESVWPKMEGLHKDHMQESKVGETCDWDSKVENQMEKPEGKRMKEDKSGIREKIGKTKNTANIKSEQEDEASEKSLHLSSKHVTHQPVCIEQKSSEQGKCVESINGNSHPILQQKTSAVKKSHKCDDCGKSFKYNSRLVQHKIMHTGEKRYECDDCGGTFRSSSSLRVHKRIHTGEKPYKCEECGKAYMSYSSLINHKSTHSGEKNCKCDECGKSFNYSSVLDQHKRIHTGEKPYECGECGKAFRNSSGLRVHKRIHTGEKPYECDICGKTFSNSSGLRVHKRIHTGEKPYECDECGKAFITCRTLLNHKSIHFGDKPYKCDECEKSFNYSSLLIQHKVIHTGEKPYECDECGKAFRNSSGLIVHKRIHTGEKPYKCDVCGKAFSYSSGLAVHKSIHPGKKAHECKECGKSFSYNSLLLQHKTIHTGERPYVCDVCGKTFRNNSGLKVHRRLHTGEKPYKCDVCGKAYISRSSLKNHKGIHLGEKPYKCSYCEKSFNYSSALEQHKRIHTREKPFGCDECGKAFRNNSGLKVHKRIHTGERPYKCEECGKAYISLSSLINHKSVHPGEKPYKCDECEKAFITYRTLINHKKIHLGEKPYKCDVCEKSFNYTSLLSQHRRVHTREKPYECDRCEKVFRNNSSLKVHKRIHTGEKPYECDVCGKAYISHSSLINHKSTHPGKTPYTCDECGKAFFSSRTLISHKRVHLGEKPFKCVECGKSFSYSSLLSQHKRIHTGEKPYVCDRCGKAFRNSSGLTVHRRIHTGEKPYRCDECGKAYISHSSLINHKGVHSGQQPYNCECGKSFNYRSVLDQHKRIHTGKKPYQCNECGKAFNIRSNLTKHKRTHIGEESLNVTNMGSHSSTSQKRTHEGGNALDGTRMSMSL; this is encoded by the exons ATGGCGAAAGCAGTACCTGGAGGGGAAG TGTCACATTTGAAGACGAGGGGCACTGAGGATGAGGAATCAACTGAAAAGTGTGAAAATattggaaatgcagaatctgtGTGGCCAAAAATGGAAGGTCTTCACAAGGATCATATGCAGGAATCTAAGGTTGGTGAAACTTGTGATTGGGATAGCAAGGTAGAGAATCAGATGGAAAAGCCTgagggaaaaagaatgaaggaagacaAAAGTGGCATCAGGGAAAAGATTGGCAAAACCAAGAATACAGCAAATATAAAGTCAGAACAGGAAGATGAGGCATCTGAGAAAAGCTTACATCTGAGCTCAAAACATGTTACACACCAACCTGTCTGTATAGAACAGAAAAGCAGTGAACAAGGCAAATGTGTGGAGAGCATTAATGGAAACTCTCATCCCATTCTACAGCAGAAAACCAGTGCTGTTAAGAAATCACATAAATGTGATGACTGTGGGAAATCCTTCAAATATAATTCTCGACTTGTTCAACATAAAATTATGCACACTGGTGAAAAACGCTATGAGTGTGATGACTGTGGGGGGACTTTCCGGAGCAGCTCGAGCCTTCGAGTCCACAAGCGGATCCATACTGGGGAGAAGCCGTACAAGTGtgaggaatgtgggaaagcctacaTGTCCTACTCCAGCCTTATAAACCACAAAAGCACCCATTCTGGGGAAAAGAACTGTAAGTGTGATGAGTGTGGAAAATCCTTCAATTATAGCTCTGTTTTGGACCAGCATAAAAGGatccacactggggagaagccctatgaatgtggtgagtgtgggaaggccttcaggAACAGCTCTGGTCTCAGAGTCCACAAAAGGATCCACACAGGTGAGAAGCCCTATGAATGTGACATCTGTGGGAAAACCTTCAGTAATAGCTCTGGCCTTAGAGTCCACAAAAGGATTCACACAGGGGAGAAGCCCTATGAATGTGATgagtgtgggaaggccttcaTTACTTGCAGAACACTTCTAAATCATAAAAGCATCCACTTTGGAGATAAACCTTATAAATGTGATGAGTGTGAGAAATCGTTTAATTATAGCTCTCTCCTCATTCAGCATAAAGTcatccacactggagagaaaccttatgaatgtgATGAATGTGGAAAGGCCTTCAGGAACAGCTCAGGCCTTATAGTGCATAAAAGGatccacacaggagagaaaccttacaaatgtgATGTCTGTGGCAAAGCATTCAGCTATAGCTCAGGCCTTGCAGTCCATAAAAGCATTCACCCTGGGAAGAAAGCCCATGAATGTAAGGAGTGTGGAAAATCATTCAGTTATAACTCACTTCTTCTTCAGCATAAAACGATTCACACTGGAGAGAGACCTTATGTATGTGATGTGTGTGGAAAAACTTTCAGAAACAATTCAGGACTCAAAGTCCACAGGCGGCTTCATACTGGGGAAAAACCATATAAGTGTGATGTGTGTGGAAAAGCCTATATCTCACGCTCTAGCCTTAAAAACCACAAAGGAATCCATCTTGGGGAGAAGCCCTATAAATGTAGTTATTGTGAGAAATCCTTCAATTACAGCTCTGCCCTTGAACAGCATAAAAGGATTCATACAAGGGAGAAACCCTTTGGGTGTGATGagtgtggaaaagccttcagaAATAATTCAGGCCTTAAAGTACATAAACGAATCCACACTGGGGAGAGACCTTACAAATGTgaagaatgtgggaaagcctacaTCTCACTCTCAAGCCTTATAAATCATAAAAGTGTACACCCTGGGGAAAAGCCCTATAAGTGTGATGAGTGTGAAAAAGCCTTCATCACATACCGAACCCTTATAAATCACAAAAAAATTCATCTTGGGGAGAAGCCCTACAAATGCGATGTGTGTGAGAAATCTTTTAATTACACCTCACTCCTTTCTCAACACAGAAGGGTCCACACTagagagaaaccttatgaatgtgACAGGTGTGAGAAGGTCTTCAGAAACAACTCAAGCCTTAAAGTGCATAAAAGAATCCATACTGGTGAGAAGCCCTATGAATGTGACGTGTGTGGAAAAGCGTACATCTCACACTCAAGCCTTATTAACCATAAAAGTACCCACCCTGGCAAGACACCCTACACGTGTGAtgaatgtggaaaagcttttTTCTCAAGCAGAACTCTTATAAGCCATAAAAGGGTCCATCTTGGGGAGAAACCCTTCAAATGTGTTGAGTGTGGGAAATCTTTTAGTTACAGCTCTCTCCTTTCTCAACACAAAAGGATCCATACAGGGGAAAAACCCTATGTGTGCGATAGGTGTGGGAAGGCATTCAGGAACAGCTCAGGCCTCACAGTGCATAGAAGGATCCACACAGGTGAGAAACCCTATAGATGTGATGAGTGTGGGAAGGCATACATCTCACACTCAAGTCTTATCAACCATAAAGGTGTCCATAGTGGGCAGCAGCCGTATAATTGTGAGTGTGGGAAATCCTTCAATTACAGATCAGTCCTTGACCAACACAAAAGGATCCACACTGGGAAGAAGCCATACCAATGTAACGAGTGTGGGAAGGCTTTCAATATCAGATCGAATCTCACCAAGCATAAAAGAACCCATATTGGGGAGGAATCTTTAAATGTAACAAATATGGGAAGTCATAGTAGCACATCACAGAAGAGAACTCACGAGGGAGGGAATGCTCTGGATGGGACCAGGATGAGCATGTCTCTGTAG